The following proteins are encoded in a genomic region of Montipora foliosa isolate CH-2021 chromosome 8, ASM3666993v2, whole genome shotgun sequence:
- the LOC137968316 gene encoding uncharacterized protein yields the protein MESTERRLMKKLEYAKLYGDQIKEMKEIRFSRKLTEKDIEDWKGPIHYVAYHDVVCPDKKTTPIRIVFNGSASFNGQMLNDYWFRGPYLLSNLFGVLKRFRENHVALFGDITKMYHMIAIPPLDQHVHRFIWRDYETEREPDGYLKTVLTFGDRPAPTIAITAMRKTAEMNKESNPKAAKAIIKNGYVDDICDSVQNVEEAKSYDIKHRQGFPDRWLQM from the coding sequence ATGGAATCAACCGAGCGACGCTTGATGAAGAAACTAGAATACGCCAAATTGTACGGGGATCAGAtaaaggaaatgaaagaaatCAGATTTTCCAGAAAGTTAACAGAAAAGGATATTGAAGACTGGAAGGGACCTATACATTATGTGGCGTATCACGATGTTGTTTGTCCAGATAAGAAAACCACACCTATAAGAATTGTCTTTAATGGCTCAGCCTCTTTCAACGGTCAAATGCTTAACGACTACTGGTTTAGAGGGCCATACCTACTTAGCAATCTCTTTGGCGTCCTCAAACGATTCAGAGAGAACCATGTTGCTTTATTTGGTGACATAACAAAGATGTACCACATGATCGCCATACCACCGCTTGACCAACACGTACACAGATTTATATGGAGAGATTACGAGACGGAGCGAGAACCGGATGGCTACTTGAAGACTGTTCTTACGTTTGGAGACCGTCCTGCACCAACCATAGCAATAACGGCGATGCGAAAAACGGCAGAGATGAATAAAGAAAGCAACCCAAAGGCAGCTAAAGCAATCATAAAGAATGGTTACGTCGACGACATTTGTGACTCGGTCCAAAACGTTGAGGAAGCCAAAAGCTATGACATCAAGCATAGACAAGGCTTTCCAGACAGGTGGCTTCAAATGTAA
- the LOC137968317 gene encoding uncharacterized protein, translating to MPHAKPLEPVPIYARWKLRNGKFGVRFIASKSRVAPLKELTIPRLELQGACRLGKTILETFDGIQYLSDSRVALAWIQGPSRSYKPFVSSRIGEIHSNSEQSNWSHWPTKHNVADDITSGITIEEMKFRLLKGPEFLQTEQALWPVETGSPDSIEENKERRRIQIAFSATVSEPIFNCEDLTSWRKLIRVTAYVRRFWQNLRRKLKRVDCDQKGNVGPLNDLDIEDAEEYWLKFAQSVLPQKMQRGYFKTLTPYADENGIIRVGGRVDPSLLSYDNTRPVLLP from the coding sequence ATGCCTCATGCCAAGCCTTTGGAGCCTGTGCCTATATATGCCAGATGGAAACTTCGAAATGGGAAGTTTGGTGTCAGATTCATTGCTTCTAAATCAAGGGTTGCACCTCTAAAGGAGTTAACGATTCCTCGCCTCGAACTACAAGGAGCATGTCGCCTGGGTAAGACCATATTAGAGACGTTTGATGGGATACAATATTTGTCAGACAGCAGGGTTGCACTAGCCTGGATTCAGGGTCCTTCACGAAGTTACAAGCCGTTTGTGTCATCTCGAATTGGAGAGATACATAGCAACTCAGAACAGTCAAATTGGTCGCACTGGCCAACAAAACACAATGTCGCAGATGATATCACGAGTGGTATCACCATTGAAGAAATGAAATTCAGATTGCTGAAAGGTCCAGAATTTCTGCAGACAGAGCAAGCACTTTGGCCTGTGGAGACAGGAAGTCCTGATTCAATTGAAGAGAATAAAGAACGACGGAGGATCCAAATTGCTTTCTCAGCCACTGTGTCTGAGCCTATATTCAACTGTGAAGATCTCACAAGTTGGAGAAAACTTATCCGAGTTACTGCGTACGTCAGGAGATTCTGGCAGAACCTTCGCAGAAAGCTAAAACGAGTCGACTGTGACCAGAAAGGAAACGTGGGTCCACTCAACGACTTAGATATTGAAGATGCAGAAGAATATTGGCTTAAGTTTGCCCAGTCTGTTTTACCTCAAAAAATGCAGAGAGGATATTTCAAAACATTGACGCCATATGCTGATGAAAATGGAATCATAAGAGTTGGTGGTCGAGTTGATCCATCTTTGCTGTCTTACGATAACACGCGTCCTGTTTTATTGCCATAG